From Strigops habroptila isolate Jane chromosome 1, bStrHab1.2.pri, whole genome shotgun sequence, a single genomic window includes:
- the NDC80 gene encoding kinetochore protein NDC80 homolog: MRRSSIIAGSSGRQSVMALRVQDNKMGLQTPQMKERGTFGKLNMSKPTPGTSERKVSFFGKRTSGVGGSRNSQYGVFGTEKIKDPRPLHDKAFIQQCIKQLCEFLVENGYAHNVSMKSLQSPSVKDFLKIFTFVYGFLCPSYELPDSKFEEEVPKVFKELGYPFALSKSSMYTVGAPHTWPQIVAALVWLIDCVKLYAAMRENAPSFDDGQNKGGEIDDGIVHNKVFMDYCVKCYEQFMKGGDTFEELDAEVQSKLKDLFNIDEFQIEGLAADNKRLHEEIARLEKEKENEPDRRVSLRNVKASLQADVQKYQAYLANLESHTAILDQKMEGVNEEVETAEMEVEAMKQENARLQHIFDNQKYSVADIERINHERNELQQTINKLTKEVEAEEHQLWNEELKYARNKEAIEMQLAEYHKLARKLKLIPVSAENSKGHDFEIQFNPDAGPSCLVKYRTQIKGPLMEIINQTEEEIRKATQQKMALEDTLEQMNVMVVDKKSSVKTLKEEAEKLDDLYHQKLKEAEEEDQKCASELELLEKHKQLLESGVNEGLSEATNELHDLQRQYQVVLQTTTEERRKAGDNLHRLLEVIASHVLSTEKYLEEQNVKIEKDYKEFMSEDLLSTLSGILDNYKKKAESL; encoded by the exons ATGAGACGAAGCTCAATTATTGCCGGCAGCTCTGGTCGGCAGTCTGTGATGGCACTGCGAGTGCAGGACAACAAGATGGGTCTTCAAACACCTCAGAT GAAGGAGAGAGGTACGTTTGGGAAGCTAAACATGAGCAAACCTACACCTGGAACTTCGGAAAGGAAAGTCAGCTTTTTTGGCAAGAG AACTAGTGGGGTTGGAGGCTCACGCAACAGTCAGTATGGTGTGTTTGGTACAGAAAAGATCAAGGATCCCAGGCCACTTCATGACAAGGCATTCATCCAACAGTGTATCAAGCAGCTTTGCGAG tttcttgttgAGAATGGTTATGCCCATAATGTTTCCATGAAATCACTACAGTCTCCATCAGTtaaggactttttaaaaatcttcacttTTGTCTATGGATTTCTTTGCCCTTCCTATGAACTGCCTGACTCCAAATTTGAAGAGGAAGTTCCCAAAGTTTTTAAAGAGCTTGG GTACCCCTTTGCTTTGTCAAAAAGCTCCATGTACACAGTGGGAGCACCACATACGTGGCCTCAGATTGTGGCAGCTTTGGTGTGGTTAATTGATTGTGTCAAG TTGTATGCTGCCATGAGAGAAAATGCACCATCGTTTGATGACGGACAGAACAAGGGAGGAGAGATAGATGATGGAATTGTACATAATAAG gTCTTCATGGATTACTGTGTGAAGTGCTATGAGCAATTCATGAAAGGGGGAGATACTTTTGAAGAACTAGATGCAGAAGTGCAGTCAAAATTGA AGGATTTATTTAATATAGATGAATTCCAGATAGAAGGTTTAGCAGCTGACAACAAAAGGCTTCATGAAGAGATTGCAagactagaaaaagaaaaggaaaatgagccG GATCGTAGAGTATCACTACGAAATGTGAAAGCATCTCTTCAAGCAGATGTCCAGAAATACCAGGCTTATTTGGCTAATCTGGAATCTCATACAGCCATCCTTGATCAAAAAATGGAAGGTGTTAATGAGGAAGTTGAGACAGCGG AAATGGAAGTAGAAGCAATGAAGCAGGAGAATGCCCGGCTCCAGCACATCTTTGATAACCAAAAGTACTCAGTTGCGGACATTGAGAGAATAAATCATGAGAGAAATGAGTTGCAGCAAACCATTAACAAGCTGACAAAGGAAGTGGAAGCAGAAGAACATCAGCTGTGGAATGAAGAGCTGAAATATGCTAGGAATAAAGAGGCG ATTGAAATGCAGCTGGCGGAGTACCATAAACTGGCTCGAAAGCTGAAATTAATTCCAGTAAGTGCTGAGAATTCCAAAGGCCACGACTTTGAGATTCAGTTTAATCCTGACGCAGGACCAAGTTGCCTAGTCAAATACAGAACTCAGATCAAG GGTCCCCTTATGGAGATCATAAACCAGACTGAGGAAGAAATTAGGAAAGCTACTCAACAGAAAATGGCTTTGGAAGATACTTTGGAACAG atgAATGTAATGGTAGTGGACAAGAAAAGCAGTGTGAAAACGCTGAaagaagaagctgaaaagcTGGATGATCTTTACCATCAGAAGCTTAAG gaggcagaagaggaagacCAAAAATGTGCAAGTGAACTGGAATTGTTAGAGAAGCATAAACAATTACTTGAGAGTGGTGTCAATGAAGGTCTCAGTGAAGCCACAAATGAATTGCATGACCTTCAACGACA GTATCAAGTTGTTCTGcaaacaacaacagaagagagaaggaaagctgGTGATAACTTGCATCGTCTTTTAGAAGTGATTGCTAGTCATGTACTATCCACAGAG AAATATCTTGAAGAACAGAATGTGAAAATTGAGAAAGACTATAAGGAATTCATGTCTGAAGATCTATTGTCAACCTTGTCGGGAATTCTAGACAATTATAAAAAGAAGGCTGAAAGTCTGTAA